A window from Pseudomonas alloputida encodes these proteins:
- a CDS encoding CoA-acylating methylmalonate-semialdehyde dehydrogenase — MNAPQSPNSTKVEQVKLLIDGQWVESKTTEWRDIVNPATQEVLARVPFATVEEVDAAVAAAQRAFQTWRNTPIGARMRIMLKLQALIREHTKRIAQVLSAEQGKTLADAEGDIFRGLEVVEHAASIGTLQMGEFAENVAGGVDTYTLRQPIGVCAGITPFNFPAMIPLWMFPMAIVCGNTFVLKPSEQDPLSTMLLVELALEAGVPAGVLNVVHGGKQVVDAICTHQDIKAISFVGSTEVGTHVYNLGSQHGKRVQSMMGAKNHAVVLPDANRTQTINALVGAAFGAAGQRCMATSVAVLVGKAREWLPDIKEAASKLKVNAGCEPGTDVGPVVSKRAKERVLGLIESGIKEGAKLELDGRDVKVPGYEQGNFVGPTLFSGVKTDMQVYTQEIFGPVLVTLEVDTLDEAIALVNANPFGNGTGLFTQSGAAARKFQSEIDIGQVGINIPIPVPVPFFSFTGSRGSKLGDLGPYGKQVVQFYTQTKTVTARWFDDDSVNDGVNTTISLR, encoded by the coding sequence ATGAACGCACCGCAATCCCCAAACAGCACCAAGGTCGAGCAGGTCAAGCTGCTGATCGACGGCCAGTGGGTCGAGTCCAAAACCACCGAATGGCGTGACATCGTCAACCCGGCCACCCAAGAGGTGCTGGCGCGCGTACCGTTCGCCACCGTCGAGGAAGTCGACGCAGCCGTGGCCGCCGCTCAACGCGCATTCCAGACCTGGCGTAACACCCCGATCGGCGCCCGCATGCGCATCATGCTCAAGCTGCAGGCGCTGATCCGCGAACACACCAAACGCATTGCCCAGGTGCTCAGCGCCGAGCAGGGCAAGACCCTGGCCGACGCTGAAGGCGATATCTTCCGCGGCCTGGAAGTGGTCGAGCACGCTGCATCCATTGGCACCCTGCAAATGGGCGAATTCGCCGAGAACGTCGCTGGCGGTGTCGATACCTACACCTTGCGCCAGCCGATCGGCGTATGCGCTGGCATCACCCCGTTCAACTTCCCGGCAATGATCCCGCTGTGGATGTTCCCCATGGCCATCGTCTGCGGCAACACCTTCGTGCTCAAACCATCCGAGCAGGATCCGCTGTCGACCATGCTTCTGGTCGAGCTGGCGCTGGAAGCCGGCGTACCGGCCGGCGTGCTGAACGTGGTGCACGGCGGCAAGCAGGTGGTGGATGCCATTTGCACCCACCAGGACATCAAGGCGATTTCCTTCGTGGGCTCTACTGAAGTCGGTACGCACGTTTACAACCTCGGCAGCCAGCATGGCAAGCGTGTGCAGTCAATGATGGGGGCCAAGAACCACGCGGTGGTGCTGCCTGATGCCAACCGCACGCAAACCATCAATGCGCTGGTGGGGGCTGCCTTTGGCGCGGCGGGCCAGCGCTGCATGGCGACCTCCGTGGCCGTGTTGGTGGGCAAGGCCCGCGAATGGTTGCCGGATATCAAGGAGGCCGCCAGCAAGCTCAAGGTCAATGCTGGCTGTGAGCCGGGCACCGACGTTGGCCCGGTGGTTTCCAAGCGTGCCAAGGAGCGTGTGCTGGGCCTGATCGAAAGCGGTATCAAGGAAGGCGCCAAGCTCGAGCTCGACGGCCGTGACGTCAAGGTGCCGGGCTACGAGCAAGGCAACTTCGTCGGCCCAACCCTGTTCTCGGGCGTGAAGACCGACATGCAGGTGTATACCCAGGAAATCTTCGGCCCGGTGCTGGTGACCCTGGAAGTCGATACGCTCGACGAGGCCATCGCCCTGGTCAACGCCAACCCGTTCGGCAACGGCACCGGCCTGTTCACCCAGAGCGGCGCGGCAGCACGCAAGTTCCAGAGCGAAATTGATATTGGCCAGGTCGGCATCAACATCCCGATCCCGGTACCCGTACCGTTCTTCAGCTTCACCGGCTCGCGGGGTTCCAAACTCGGTGACCTGGGGCCGTACGGCAAGCAAGTGGTGCAGTTCTACACTCAGACCAAGACCGTCACTGCTCGCTGGTTCGATGACGACAGCGTCAACGACGGTGTGAACACCACCATTAGCCTGCGCTAA
- the mmsB gene encoding 3-hydroxyisobutyrate dehydrogenase: MRIAFIGLGNMGAPMARNLIKAGHQLNLFDLNKAVLAELAELGGQISPSPKDAAANSELVITMLPAAAHVRSVYLNEDGVLAGIRPGTPTVDCSTIDPQTARDVSKAAAAKGVDMGDAPVSGGTGGAAAGTLTFMVGASTELFASLKPVLEQMGRNIVHCGEVGTGQIAKICNNLLLGISMIGVSEAMALGNALGIDTKVLAGIINSSTGRCWSSDTYNPWPGIIETAPASRGYTGGFGAELMLKDLGLATEAARQAHQPVILGAVAQQLYQAMSLRGEGGKDFSAIVEGYRKKD; encoded by the coding sequence ATGCGTATCGCATTCATCGGCCTGGGCAACATGGGCGCGCCCATGGCCCGCAACCTGATCAAGGCCGGGCATCAGCTGAACCTGTTCGACCTGAACAAGGCCGTGCTGGCCGAGCTGGCAGAACTGGGCGGGCAGATCAGCCCCTCGCCCAAGGACGCGGCGGCCAACAGCGAGCTGGTGATCACCATGCTGCCGGCCGCAGCCCATGTGCGTAGCGTGTACTTGAACGAGGACGGCGTACTGGCCGGTATTCGTCCTGGCACGCCGACCGTTGACTGCAGCACCATCGACCCGCAGACCGCACGTGACGTGTCCAAGGCCGCAGCGGCAAAGGGCGTGGACATGGGGGATGCGCCGGTTTCCGGTGGTACTGGCGGCGCGGCGGCCGGCACCCTGACGTTCATGGTCGGCGCCAGTACCGAGTTGTTCGCCAGCCTCAAGCCGGTACTGGAGCAGATGGGCCGCAACATCGTGCACTGCGGGGAAGTCGGTACCGGCCAGATCGCCAAGATCTGCAACAACCTGCTGCTCGGCATTTCGATGATCGGCGTGTCCGAGGCCATGGCCCTGGGTAACGCGCTGGGTATCGATACCAAGGTGCTGGCCGGCATCATCAACAGTTCGACCGGGCGTTGCTGGAGCTCGGACACCTACAACCCGTGGCCGGGCATCATCGAAACCGCACCTGCATCGCGTGGCTACACCGGTGGCTTTGGCGCCGAACTCATGCTCAAGGACCTGGGGTTGGCCACCGAAGCGGCACGCCAGGCACACCAACCGGTGATTCTCGGTGCCGTGGCCCAGCAGCTGTACCAGGCCATGAGCCTGCGAGGCGAGGGTGGCAAGGACTTCTCGGCCATCGTCGAGGGTTATCGCAAGAAGGATTGA
- a CDS encoding putative quinol monooxygenase has product MSEPFAFILKAKTRPEMADAFENLFRPYVEPSRQEPGCIEYHMLRDQQDPSLFVFFEVWADKAALDVHSALPHMAAFFEKRMDYLERDFDIQRVDMLSASSANR; this is encoded by the coding sequence ATGAGTGAGCCGTTCGCCTTTATCCTCAAAGCCAAGACCCGCCCGGAAATGGCTGATGCGTTCGAAAACCTGTTCCGTCCCTACGTCGAGCCAAGCCGCCAGGAACCCGGCTGCATCGAGTACCACATGTTGCGCGACCAGCAGGACCCAAGCCTGTTTGTGTTCTTCGAAGTGTGGGCCGACAAGGCCGCGCTGGACGTGCACTCGGCCCTTCCGCACATGGCCGCCTTCTTCGAAAAGCGCATGGACTACCTGGAGCGCGATTTCGATATCCAGCGGGTCGACATGCTCAGCGCTTCGTCCGCTAACCGTTGA
- a CDS encoding LysR family transcriptional regulator, translating into MKTRSEELQVFVAVIDCGSISAAAEQMGQTPSAVSRTLSRLEGKLGTTLVNRTTRRMDLTEEGRYFLERARLILQQMDEMEERLSMNRQTPTGRLRINAAAPFMLHAILPWIGEFRRQYPGIELELNTDDLIIDLLEQSTDVAIRIGELADSSLHARSLGCSPVQVLASPAYLEQHGTPRQVEDLANHCLLGFSQPESLNHWPLRHAQGDRWSIRPTLVASSGETLRQLALAGEGIVSLSHFMTHEDIRTGRLQVLLSEANNGYRQPIHAVYYRNTQLALRIQCFLDFIQRKLAMYAC; encoded by the coding sequence GTGAAAACCCGATCCGAAGAACTCCAGGTATTCGTCGCCGTCATCGACTGCGGCTCGATTTCCGCTGCTGCCGAGCAGATGGGCCAGACCCCGTCTGCCGTCAGCCGCACCTTGTCGCGTCTGGAGGGCAAGCTGGGCACCACGCTGGTCAACCGCACCACCCGGCGCATGGACCTTACCGAAGAGGGGCGCTACTTTCTTGAGCGCGCGCGGCTGATCCTGCAGCAGATGGACGAGATGGAAGAGCGTCTGTCGATGAACCGCCAGACCCCGACCGGGCGATTGCGCATCAATGCCGCTGCGCCGTTCATGCTGCATGCCATCCTGCCCTGGATTGGCGAGTTCCGCCGCCAGTACCCAGGCATCGAACTGGAGCTCAACACCGACGACCTGATCATCGACCTGCTGGAGCAGAGCACTGATGTGGCGATCCGCATCGGAGAGCTGGCCGACTCCAGCCTGCACGCGCGCAGCCTGGGTTGCAGTCCGGTGCAGGTGCTGGCCAGTCCGGCCTACCTGGAGCAGCACGGCACGCCACGGCAGGTCGAGGACCTGGCCAACCACTGTCTGCTCGGCTTCAGCCAACCTGAGTCGCTCAATCACTGGCCGCTACGCCACGCTCAGGGCGATCGCTGGAGCATCCGCCCGACGCTGGTCGCTTCCAGCGGCGAAACCCTTCGCCAGCTGGCGTTGGCCGGGGAGGGCATCGTCAGCCTGTCGCACTTCATGACCCACGAAGATATCCGCACAGGGCGCCTGCAGGTGCTGCTGAGCGAGGCCAACAATGGCTACCGTCAGCCGATCCACGCGGTGTATTACCGCAACACCCAGTTGGCGCTGCGCATCCAGTGCTTCCTGGATTTCATCCAGCGCAAGCTGGCGATGTACGCCTGCTGA
- the ggt gene encoding gamma-glutamyltransferase produces MRIVPFQYLALAAAILSCSSVYAATLEGGAVAAPDQYGAQVAADILKKGGNAVDAAVATAFTLAVTYPEAGNIGGGGFMTLFVDGKPYFLDYREVAPKAATRNMYLDDKGEVIENLSLVGARAAGVPGTVMGLWEAHQKFGKLPWSELLTPAIGYAKNGFKVAEKQYQYRNDAQGMFKTATNFNDYFGNMKVGELFKQPEMAQTLERIADKGVSEFYQGKTADLLVAQMQADKGLITKEDLKDYKAVWREPMAVSWRGNVVYTAPPPSSGGVALAQLLGIKEDRAADFKGVAHNSAQYIHLLAEIEKRVFADRADYLGDPAFTKVPVDQLVAKDYLAKRAAQVNPKAISDTDKVKPGLEPHQTTHFSIVDKQGNAVSNTYTLNLDYGSGVVVKGAGFLLNDEMDDFSAKPGAANAFGVVGGDANAIEPGKRMLSSMSPSLMTRDGKVELVIGTPGGSRIFTSIFQVMNNLYDYGMPLDKAVAAQRVHHQLLPKDTIYFDSYAPLTGPVADELKKMGYVLEDQGWEMGDIQAIRVDGAKLETASDPRGRGVGMIVK; encoded by the coding sequence ATGCGTATTGTCCCGTTCCAGTACCTGGCTCTCGCAGCCGCGATCCTGAGCTGTTCCTCGGTTTACGCCGCCACCCTGGAGGGCGGCGCGGTGGCCGCCCCCGATCAATATGGTGCACAGGTGGCCGCCGATATTCTGAAAAAGGGCGGCAACGCGGTGGACGCGGCAGTTGCGACCGCCTTCACCCTGGCGGTGACGTACCCAGAGGCCGGTAATATCGGCGGTGGCGGCTTCATGACCCTGTTCGTCGATGGCAAGCCTTACTTCCTCGACTACCGCGAAGTCGCGCCCAAGGCCGCCACGCGCAACATGTACCTGGACGACAAGGGCGAGGTCATCGAGAACCTCAGCCTGGTCGGGGCACGCGCCGCAGGCGTACCCGGTACGGTAATGGGCCTGTGGGAGGCGCACCAGAAGTTCGGCAAGCTGCCCTGGAGCGAGTTGCTGACCCCGGCCATCGGCTATGCGAAAAACGGCTTCAAGGTGGCGGAAAAGCAGTACCAGTACCGCAACGATGCCCAAGGCATGTTCAAGACGGCGACCAACTTCAACGATTACTTTGGCAACATGAAGGTCGGCGAGCTGTTCAAGCAGCCGGAAATGGCCCAGACCCTGGAGCGTATAGCCGACAAGGGCGTGAGCGAGTTCTATCAAGGCAAGACCGCCGATTTGCTGGTGGCGCAGATGCAGGCTGACAAAGGCCTGATTACCAAAGAAGACCTGAAGGATTACAAGGCGGTATGGCGTGAACCGATGGCCGTGAGCTGGCGTGGCAATGTGGTGTATACCGCGCCACCGCCGAGCTCGGGCGGTGTGGCGCTGGCCCAGTTGCTGGGCATCAAGGAAGACCGCGCGGCCGACTTCAAAGGGGTGGCGCATAACTCGGCGCAGTACATCCACCTGTTGGCCGAGATCGAAAAGCGGGTGTTCGCCGACCGCGCCGATTACCTGGGCGACCCGGCCTTCACCAAGGTGCCGGTGGACCAGCTGGTGGCCAAGGATTACCTGGCCAAGCGCGCAGCCCAGGTCAACCCGAAGGCCATTTCCGACACCGACAAGGTCAAGCCGGGCCTTGAACCGCACCAGACCACGCATTTCTCGATCGTCGACAAGCAGGGCAACGCGGTCAGCAATACCTACACCCTCAACCTCGACTACGGCAGTGGCGTCGTGGTGAAGGGTGCCGGTTTCCTGCTCAACGACGAGATGGATGACTTCAGCGCCAAGCCGGGGGCGGCGAACGCCTTTGGCGTGGTCGGCGGTGATGCCAACGCGATCGAACCGGGCAAGCGCATGCTGTCGTCGATGAGCCCCAGCCTGATGACCCGCGATGGCAAGGTCGAGCTGGTAATCGGTACCCCGGGTGGTTCACGGATCTTTACCTCGATCTTCCAGGTGATGAACAACCTGTACGACTACGGCATGCCGCTGGACAAGGCGGTGGCGGCGCAGCGCGTGCACCATCAGTTGCTGCCCAAGGACACCATTTACTTCGACAGCTATGCGCCACTGACCGGGCCGGTAGCTGATGAGCTGAAGAAGATGGGCTATGTGCTGGAGGACCAGGGCTGGGAGATGGGCGACATCCAGGCGATCCGCGTCGATGGGGCGAAGCTTGAGACTGCTTCCGACCCACGTGGGCGTGGGGTAGGGATGATCGTCAAGTAG
- a CDS encoding methyl-accepting chemotaxis protein: MNSWFANISVNLKLGLGFGLVLVLTGLLALTGWTSLGSLIDRSNWMGDIGQLNKDLTDLRIARLQYMIANGDDTAAANTLAKLDAFSKQQAYLATTFKSPENVKLLGELGDTISAYKLSLNKMRQGYDATRAARVSMDSSAIRADQAMDALSQEVMARPEADSVRLAQYQLISKARQQLLQVRIDVRGYIAENSSANEQAALRQLDAALADTDNLKRQLPSEDARLQQFENAVLAYRDAVRQFRDAVANITTSRAEMTVQGADIVKRSDALYQIQLERRDIESTQARSLQAIATLLALLVGVLAAVLITRQITRPLQDTLVAVEKIASGDLTQHMRVTRRDELGVLQQGIARMGTTLRELISGIRDGVTQIASAAEELSAVTEQTSAGANSQKVETDQVATAMHEMAATVQEVARNAEQASHAATGADDEARAGDRVVGEAIGQIERLAEDMHRSTEAMNLLQQESQKIGSVMDVIKSVAEQTNLLALNAAIEAARAGEAGRGFAVVADEVRGLAQRTQKSTEEIEELIASLQHGTQQVANAMQGSRALTDSSVELARKAGSSLESITSTVSSIQSMNQQIAAAAEQQSAVAEEISRSILNVRDVSEQTAAASDETAASSVELARLGGQLQTLVSQFRV, from the coding sequence ATGAACAGCTGGTTCGCCAACATCAGCGTCAACCTTAAACTCGGCCTGGGCTTCGGCCTGGTGCTGGTCCTCACTGGCCTGCTGGCCCTCACCGGCTGGACCAGCCTGGGCAGCCTGATCGACCGTAGCAACTGGATGGGCGATATTGGCCAGTTGAACAAGGACCTCACCGATCTACGCATTGCGCGCCTGCAGTACATGATCGCCAACGGCGACGATACCGCCGCCGCCAACACCCTGGCCAAGCTGGACGCATTCAGCAAGCAGCAGGCCTACCTGGCCACCACCTTCAAAAGCCCGGAGAACGTCAAGCTGCTGGGTGAGCTGGGCGATACCATCAGTGCCTACAAGCTGTCGCTGAACAAGATGCGCCAGGGCTACGACGCCACCCGCGCAGCGCGCGTTTCCATGGACAGTTCGGCCATTCGCGCCGACCAGGCCATGGATGCGCTCAGCCAGGAGGTGATGGCTCGCCCCGAGGCTGACAGCGTGCGCCTGGCCCAGTACCAGCTGATCAGCAAGGCCCGCCAGCAACTGCTGCAGGTACGCATCGATGTGCGTGGCTACATCGCCGAGAACAGCAGCGCCAACGAGCAGGCCGCCTTGCGCCAGCTGGATGCAGCACTGGCCGATACCGACAACCTCAAGCGCCAGCTGCCCAGCGAAGACGCCCGCCTGCAACAGTTCGAAAACGCAGTACTGGCCTATCGTGACGCCGTACGCCAGTTCCGCGACGCGGTTGCCAACATCACCACCTCGCGCGCCGAAATGACCGTGCAGGGCGCCGACATCGTCAAGCGCAGTGACGCGTTGTACCAGATCCAGCTGGAGCGCCGTGACATCGAGAGCACCCAGGCCCGCAGCCTGCAGGCCATCGCCACACTGTTGGCGCTGCTGGTCGGCGTGCTGGCGGCGGTGCTGATCACCCGCCAGATCACGCGCCCGTTGCAAGACACCCTGGTGGCCGTGGAGAAAATCGCCAGTGGCGACCTTACCCAACACATGCGCGTCACCCGCCGTGACGAACTGGGCGTGCTGCAGCAAGGCATCGCGCGCATGGGCACCACCCTGCGCGAGCTGATCAGCGGCATCCGCGATGGCGTCACCCAGATCGCCAGCGCCGCCGAAGAGCTGTCGGCAGTCACCGAACAGACCAGCGCGGGCGCCAACAGCCAGAAAGTCGAGACCGACCAGGTGGCCACCGCCATGCACGAAATGGCCGCTACCGTTCAGGAAGTGGCGCGCAATGCCGAGCAGGCCTCACATGCAGCCACCGGAGCCGATGACGAAGCCCGTGCCGGCGACCGCGTGGTGGGCGAAGCGATTGGCCAGATCGAACGCCTGGCCGAAGACATGCACCGCTCCACCGAGGCCATGAACCTGCTGCAGCAGGAAAGCCAGAAAATTGGCAGCGTGATGGACGTGATCAAGTCGGTGGCTGAACAGACCAACCTGCTGGCGCTCAACGCAGCGATCGAGGCGGCTCGTGCCGGCGAGGCAGGCCGTGGCTTTGCCGTGGTTGCCGACGAAGTGCGCGGCCTGGCCCAACGCACGCAGAAGTCTACCGAAGAGATCGAAGAGCTGATTGCCAGCCTGCAGCACGGTACCCAGCAAGTGGCGAATGCCATGCAGGGCAGCCGTGCCCTGACCGACAGCAGCGTCGAACTGGCGCGAAAGGCCGGGTCATCGCTGGAGAGCATTACCAGTACGGTATCGAGCATCCAGTCGATGAACCAGCAGATTGCTGCGGCGGCAGAGCAGCAGAGTGCGGTGGCTGAAGAGATCAGCCGAAGCATCCTGAATGTGCGTGATGTGTCAGAGCAAACCGCAGCAGCCAGTGACGAGACGGCAGCGTCGAGTGTGGAGCTGGCGCGGTTGGGTGGGCAGTTGCAGACACTGGTCAGCCAGTTCCGCGTCTGA
- a CDS encoding NAD(P)H-dependent oxidoreductase — protein MKKILLLNGGKQFAHSEGRLNATLHEAAIAHLDRAGFDVRQTFIDGGYDAQEEVEKFLWADVVVYQMPGWWMGAPWTVKKYIDEVFTAGHGSLYANDGRTRSDHSQKYGSGGLVHGKQYMLSLTWNAPQQAFDDPSDFFEGKGVDAVYFPFHKANQFLGMTGLPTFLAVDVMKRPDVPAALAAYEAHLDKVFGKAQ, from the coding sequence ATGAAAAAGATCCTTCTGCTCAATGGTGGTAAACAGTTCGCTCACTCCGAAGGCCGCCTCAACGCGACCTTGCACGAAGCGGCCATCGCTCACCTGGACCGCGCCGGTTTCGATGTGCGCCAGACGTTCATCGACGGCGGCTACGATGCCCAGGAAGAGGTGGAGAAATTCCTCTGGGCCGATGTGGTGGTCTATCAGATGCCCGGCTGGTGGATGGGCGCGCCGTGGACCGTGAAGAAGTACATCGACGAGGTGTTCACTGCCGGTCACGGCAGCCTGTATGCCAATGACGGTCGTACCCGTTCTGACCACTCGCAGAAATACGGCAGCGGTGGTCTGGTGCACGGCAAGCAATACATGTTGTCGCTGACTTGGAACGCGCCGCAGCAGGCGTTCGATGACCCCAGCGATTTCTTTGAAGGCAAAGGGGTGGATGCCGTGTATTTCCCGTTCCACAAGGCCAACCAGTTCCTGGGCATGACCGGCCTGCCGACCTTCCTGGCTGTGGATGTGATGAAGCGCCCGGATGTGCCGGCGGCGTTGGCAGCTTATGAGGCCCATCTGGACAAGGTGTTTGGCAAGGCACAGTAA
- a CDS encoding LysR substrate-binding domain-containing protein, with translation MHFDLIDLKLFQHTLECGNITAGAGRSHLSLPAASARIRAMEASLGIPLLERNRRGVQPTPAGQALLQHARLITQQVERLQFDLGQYAQGQQGQVRLLCNTAALTEYLPELLASYLAENPGVSVDVQELPSLRIVQAITQGMADLGIVSTAAPSEHLQTRPFRDDPLVLVTPQAHPLASALAPSFVDSLAHGYVGLGAGSALGLYLEEQALHEGQRMQVRVRAEGFDGVIRMVAGGAGIGVVPLAAVQRWQGMLPLHWVALQEPWANRRLLVCARDFAALPGYAAELVATFTG, from the coding sequence ATGCATTTCGACCTGATCGACCTCAAGCTGTTCCAGCACACCCTGGAGTGCGGCAACATCACCGCTGGCGCCGGCCGCAGCCATCTGTCACTGCCGGCAGCCAGTGCGCGCATTCGCGCCATGGAAGCATCACTGGGCATTCCCTTGCTGGAACGTAACCGCCGTGGCGTACAACCAACGCCGGCTGGCCAGGCACTCTTGCAGCATGCACGGCTGATAACGCAGCAGGTCGAACGCCTGCAGTTCGACCTGGGCCAATACGCGCAAGGGCAGCAAGGCCAGGTGCGCCTGCTGTGCAACACCGCTGCGCTGACCGAATACTTGCCCGAACTGCTGGCCAGCTATCTGGCTGAAAACCCTGGAGTCAGCGTGGATGTGCAAGAGCTGCCGAGTTTGCGCATCGTGCAGGCAATTACCCAAGGCATGGCCGACCTGGGCATCGTGTCCACAGCCGCCCCCAGCGAGCACCTGCAGACCCGGCCGTTTCGAGATGACCCGCTGGTGCTGGTGACGCCACAGGCCCACCCCCTGGCCAGTGCGCTGGCGCCAAGCTTCGTCGACAGCCTGGCCCATGGCTATGTCGGCCTGGGGGCCGGCAGTGCACTGGGGTTGTACCTGGAAGAGCAAGCGCTGCACGAGGGGCAGCGCATGCAGGTTCGGGTGCGTGCGGAGGGGTTTGATGGGGTGATCCGCATGGTCGCGGGCGGGGCCGGAATCGGGGTGGTGCCACTGGCAGCAGTACAGCGCTGGCAAGGCATGCTGCCGTTGCACTGGGTGGCACTGCAGGAGCCATGGGCCAACCGCCGGTTGCTGGTGTGCGCACGGGATTTTGCGGCATTGCCGGGCTATGCCGCAGAACTGGTAGCCACCTTTACCGGCTGA
- a CDS encoding cupin domain-containing protein, translating to MSDFITVLRETCPTPVVDATKWKRIGGDPHTVNLNAYLSADGSKIMGTWICTPGKFEVNYDKWEFCHFLDGYCIITPEGEEPKHLKAGDVFVIEPGMKGTWEVVETVRKYFVFA from the coding sequence ATGTCCGATTTCATCACCGTCCTGCGCGAAACCTGCCCGACGCCGGTCGTGGACGCCACCAAGTGGAAGCGCATCGGCGGCGATCCGCACACCGTCAACCTCAATGCCTATCTGTCGGCTGACGGCAGCAAGATCATGGGCACCTGGATCTGCACCCCGGGCAAGTTCGAGGTCAACTACGATAAATGGGAGTTCTGCCACTTCCTCGATGGCTACTGCATCATCACCCCGGAAGGCGAAGAGCCGAAGCACCTGAAAGCAGGTGATGTGTTCGTGATCGAGCCAGGCATGAAAGGTACGTGGGAAGTGGTCGAGACTGTACGTAAGTATTTCGTCTTCGCCTGA
- a CDS encoding sulfite exporter TauE/SafE family protein, with protein sequence MTTLLAFYQNIGPALSLLVVLTFLLAGAVKGVIGLGLPTIAMGLLGLAMPPAQAAALLIVPSTLTNLWQLASGGHLRGLLVRLGPMLALIFVGTLLGSAWLGINSGPWAAHALGGALLVYALYGLVGPGLQLAPGHERWLGPLCGLVTGVVTASTGVFVMPAVPYLQSLGLSREQMIQALGLSFTVSTLALALGLAGQDALGGQALGASLLMLAPALLGMLAGQWLRQRISALLFKRCFFIGLAALGGHLLING encoded by the coding sequence ATGACGACCTTGCTCGCTTTCTATCAGAACATTGGCCCGGCACTCTCGTTGCTGGTTGTACTGACCTTTCTGCTGGCTGGAGCAGTGAAGGGGGTCATCGGCCTGGGCCTGCCGACCATTGCCATGGGCCTGTTGGGCCTGGCTATGCCACCGGCGCAGGCTGCCGCGTTGTTGATCGTGCCCTCGACACTCACCAACCTGTGGCAGCTGGCCAGCGGCGGGCACCTGCGAGGGTTGTTGGTCCGCCTGGGGCCGATGCTGGCATTGATTTTTGTCGGCACCTTGCTGGGCAGCGCCTGGCTGGGAATCAACAGTGGCCCCTGGGCTGCGCATGCGCTGGGGGGCGCCTTGCTGGTCTATGCGTTGTATGGGTTGGTCGGCCCGGGCTTGCAGCTAGCCCCGGGACACGAGCGCTGGCTGGGACCGCTTTGCGGGCTGGTCACGGGTGTGGTCACTGCGTCGACCGGGGTGTTCGTGATGCCAGCGGTGCCTTACCTGCAGAGCCTGGGCTTGAGCCGCGAGCAGATGATCCAGGCCCTGGGCCTGTCGTTTACGGTATCGACCCTGGCCTTGGCCCTAGGCCTGGCCGGGCAGGATGCCTTGGGTGGCCAGGCGCTGGGGGCGTCGCTGCTGATGCTGGCGCCGGCCTTGCTCGGCATGCTGGCGGGCCAGTGGCTGCGTCAGCGGATCAGCGCGCTGCTGTTCAAGCGTTGCTTTTTCATCGGCCTGGCCGCCCTCGGCGGCCACCTGCTGATCAACGGTTAG